The Polymorphobacter megasporae genome window below encodes:
- the tmk gene encoding dTMP kinase yields MTGRFITLEGGEGAGKSTQAALLVTALRAEGLEVVATREPGGTPGAEAIRALIVEGDPDRWSALTELLLVNAARADHVARLIRPALERGAWVVCDRYVDSTLAYQGAGKGVPREALIDQHRLATGNLWPDLTLVLDLPVDLGETRAIGRGRLDRFELTGGGFHDRVAKAFRASVVDDPARVRLIDATRDPASVAAAIWAEVEPLLA; encoded by the coding sequence ATGACGGGCAGATTCATCACGCTCGAAGGCGGGGAGGGGGCGGGCAAGTCGACCCAGGCGGCGCTCCTCGTCACCGCGCTTCGTGCCGAGGGGCTGGAGGTCGTGGCGACGCGCGAGCCCGGCGGAACTCCGGGTGCCGAAGCGATCCGCGCGCTGATCGTCGAGGGCGACCCCGACCGCTGGAGCGCGCTGACCGAACTGCTGTTGGTCAATGCTGCCCGCGCCGACCATGTAGCCCGCCTGATCCGGCCGGCGCTCGAACGTGGGGCATGGGTCGTGTGCGACCGCTATGTCGATTCGACGCTTGCGTATCAGGGGGCGGGGAAGGGTGTCCCGCGTGAAGCGCTGATAGACCAGCACCGGCTGGCGACGGGCAATCTGTGGCCCGACCTGACGCTGGTGCTCGACCTGCCGGTCGACCTCGGCGAGACGCGCGCCATCGGGCGCGGCCGCCTCGACCGCTTCGAACTCACCGGAGGCGGGTTCCACGACCGCGTCGCCAAGGCCTTCCGCGCCTCGGTTGTCGATGACCCCGCGCGTGTCCGGCTGATCGACGCGACCCGCGACCCTGCATCCGTTGCCGCCGCGATCTGGGCCGAAGTCGAGCCGCTGCTCGCGTGA
- a CDS encoding AAA family ATPase: protein MIAGHTEQGQALRDAFAAGRMHHAWLLAGPRGVGKASFARAAAAWVLARAASGGTADDSFELDYDHPTARLLAAGSHLDYRLVEILENPKTGKMRPGISVDQFVKSDSTIGEPLASIFRTKPALSDWRVIVVDAADDLNRNAANAFLKNLEEPPPNTLFLAISHSPSRLLPTIRSRCRVLRFQPLADPEVEAVIGRLLPDLPDGERAALVAAAEGSPGRAMQLASANIAGLVADLDALASAPAAMAAGKALAVARSLSSKAATPRYEAFLGLVPAYIASASRDRTGARLARALALWEKANTLAASALGLSLDPQSVAFELAELVAGLATPSRNPLDAHEIA, encoded by the coding sequence GTGATCGCCGGACACACCGAGCAGGGGCAGGCGCTCCGCGATGCCTTCGCCGCTGGGCGGATGCACCATGCGTGGCTGCTCGCCGGACCGCGCGGAGTGGGCAAGGCGAGCTTCGCCCGCGCCGCCGCCGCATGGGTGTTGGCGCGCGCCGCGAGCGGCGGGACTGCCGACGACAGCTTCGAACTCGACTACGACCACCCCACCGCACGGCTGCTCGCGGCGGGGAGCCACCTCGACTACCGCCTTGTCGAGATCCTCGAGAACCCCAAGACCGGCAAGATGCGCCCCGGCATTTCGGTCGACCAGTTCGTCAAGTCGGACTCGACGATCGGCGAACCGCTCGCGTCGATCTTCCGGACCAAGCCCGCGCTGTCGGACTGGCGGGTGATCGTCGTCGATGCCGCCGACGACCTCAACCGCAACGCCGCCAACGCCTTCCTCAAAAACCTCGAGGAGCCGCCGCCGAATACCTTGTTTCTCGCGATCAGCCATTCACCGAGCCGCCTGTTGCCGACGATCCGCTCGCGCTGCCGGGTGCTGCGCTTCCAGCCGCTCGCCGACCCCGAGGTCGAGGCGGTGATCGGCCGGCTGTTGCCCGACCTGCCCGATGGCGAACGCGCCGCGCTTGTCGCTGCTGCCGAAGGGAGTCCGGGACGGGCGATGCAACTCGCCAGCGCGAACATCGCCGGGCTGGTCGCCGATCTCGACGCGCTCGCCTCGGCCCCGGCGGCAATGGCGGCGGGGAAGGCGCTGGCGGTCGCACGCAGCCTGAGCAGCAAGGCCGCGACCCCGCGCTACGAGGCCTTCCTCGGGCTGGTCCCCGCCTACATCGCCAGCGCGTCGCGCGATCGGACGGGCGCGCGGCTTGCACGGGCACTGGCGCTGTGGGAGAAAGCGAACACGCTCGCGGCGTCGGCGCTCGGGCTCAGCCTCGATCCGCAGAGCGTCGCCTTCGAACTCGCCGAACTCGTCGCCGGACTTGCCACGCCGTCGCGCAATCCGTTGGATGCCCATGAAATCGCCTGA
- a CDS encoding septal ring lytic transglycosylase RlpA family protein encodes MRCARAALLAVAAAGCATHRPEVAHRPVAARPATARAAPSTPDGRVKIGQPYMVLGHWYTPSDDRSYDVTGIASWYGPGFHALSTASGERYDQDAISAAHKTLPLPCYVEVSNLDNGRTLVVRVNDRGPFVDGRIIDLSRRSAQLLGVDRPGTAHVRVRRVFPDQSVIASLAPPPAPPPPPVTAEPPPVPVVLPAATPGTVFIQVAAVSDQGRAEWLIGYLQQYAPTIIARSPSGLWRVRLGPFATRDAATPILAQVQAAGYTDARTIVAVPGA; translated from the coding sequence ATGCGCTGCGCTAGGGCGGCCCTGCTTGCGGTCGCGGCCGCTGGCTGCGCGACGCATCGGCCCGAGGTCGCGCATCGCCCGGTTGCGGCTCGCCCCGCCACCGCGCGCGCTGCACCCTCGACCCCCGATGGCCGCGTCAAGATCGGCCAGCCGTACATGGTGCTCGGCCACTGGTACACGCCATCGGACGACCGCAGCTACGACGTCACCGGCATCGCCTCATGGTACGGCCCCGGCTTTCATGCGCTATCGACCGCAAGCGGCGAGCGCTACGACCAGGATGCGATCTCGGCGGCGCACAAGACGCTGCCGCTGCCGTGCTACGTCGAGGTATCGAACCTCGACAACGGCCGCACCCTCGTCGTCCGGGTCAACGACCGCGGGCCCTTCGTCGACGGCCGGATTATCGACCTGTCGCGGCGCAGCGCCCAGCTCCTCGGGGTCGATCGCCCCGGCACCGCGCACGTCCGCGTCCGCCGGGTCTTCCCCGACCAGAGCGTCATCGCCTCGCTAGCACCCCCGCCCGCGCCACCACCACCGCCGGTCACCGCCGAGCCGCCGCCGGTGCCGGTCGTCCTCCCCGCCGCAACGCCGGGAACGGTCTTCATCCAGGTCGCCGCCGTCTCCGACCAGGGCCGCGCCGAATGGCTGATCGGCTATCTCCAGCAATACGCGCCGACCATCATCGCCCGCTCGCCGTCGGGGCTGTGGCGCGTCCGCCTCGGCCCGTTCGCGACGCGCGATGCCGCCACGCCGATACTGGCGCAGGTGCAGGCGGCGGGCTACACCGACGCCCGCACCATCGTCGCCGTCCCCGGCGCCTGA
- the metG gene encoding methionine--tRNA ligase → MKSPDKYYITTAIAYPNGKPHIGHAYEAIATDAIARFHRLAGRDVTFLTGTDEHGLKIAQAARAAGIAPKAYVDDMVQAFQTMSTVFGISHDRFIRTTDTDHAAASQALWRAMRDAGDLYLDRYEGWYSVRDEAYYDESELIDATGADGSPTRLSPQGTAVEWTIEESWFFKLSAYQDRLLDWYDSHAEFIQPSSRFNEMRSFVAGGLRDLSISRTSFDWGVPVPEAPGHVMYVWVDALTNYLTGAGYPAAGYDATWPADLHVIGKDVVRFHAVYWPAFLMSAGLALPTTVFGHGFILDRGEKMSKSLGNVVDPLELADTLGVDRLRWFLLRDVAFGDDGSYSHAAIVERTNADLANGIGNLAQRSLSMIAKNCDGRLPDQGVGGPAEDALAETFSEHAAVFMAEMNALKLHRALEAVMTMVTAANVYFADAAPWALKTSDPARMAAVLAAVADATRRIAILIQPIIPGAAARLLDQLGVAAEARRFADLDVRVQAGTLLPAPTGVFPRWVEPA, encoded by the coding sequence ATGAAATCGCCTGACAAATATTACATCACGACGGCGATCGCCTATCCCAATGGCAAGCCGCATATCGGGCATGCCTATGAGGCGATCGCAACCGATGCGATCGCACGGTTCCACCGGCTTGCGGGGCGCGACGTCACTTTCCTGACCGGCACTGACGAGCACGGCCTTAAGATCGCGCAGGCCGCACGCGCCGCCGGGATCGCCCCCAAGGCGTATGTCGACGACATGGTCCAGGCATTCCAGACGATGTCGACGGTGTTCGGCATCAGCCACGACCGTTTCATTCGTACCACCGACACCGACCATGCCGCCGCCAGCCAGGCGTTGTGGCGGGCGATGCGCGACGCGGGCGACCTGTATCTCGACCGCTACGAAGGCTGGTACTCGGTTCGCGACGAGGCCTATTACGACGAGAGCGAACTGATCGACGCGACGGGGGCCGACGGCAGCCCGACGCGTCTGTCGCCACAGGGCACCGCGGTCGAATGGACGATCGAGGAAAGCTGGTTCTTCAAGCTGTCGGCGTATCAGGACCGGCTGCTCGACTGGTACGACAGCCACGCCGAGTTCATCCAGCCATCGAGCCGATTCAACGAGATGCGCAGCTTCGTTGCCGGCGGACTGCGCGACCTGTCGATATCCCGGACGAGCTTCGACTGGGGAGTGCCGGTGCCTGAAGCGCCCGGCCACGTCATGTACGTCTGGGTCGATGCGCTGACCAATTACCTGACCGGGGCAGGGTATCCCGCTGCCGGATACGACGCGACATGGCCCGCCGACCTTCATGTCATCGGCAAGGACGTCGTCCGCTTCCACGCGGTCTATTGGCCGGCGTTCCTGATGTCGGCGGGGCTGGCGCTGCCGACAACGGTGTTCGGTCACGGCTTCATCCTCGACCGCGGCGAGAAGATGTCGAAGTCGCTCGGCAACGTCGTCGATCCGCTCGAACTCGCCGATACATTGGGGGTCGATCGTCTGCGCTGGTTCCTGCTCCGCGACGTCGCATTCGGCGACGACGGCAGCTACAGCCACGCCGCAATCGTCGAGCGGACCAACGCCGACCTCGCCAACGGCATCGGCAACCTCGCCCAGCGATCGTTGTCGATGATCGCCAAGAACTGCGATGGCCGCCTGCCCGATCAAGGGGTTGGCGGACCGGCCGAAGATGCGCTCGCAGAAACGTTCAGCGAGCATGCCGCGGTCTTCATGGCGGAGATGAATGCGCTCAAGCTTCACCGCGCGCTCGAAGCTGTGATGACCATGGTCACGGCTGCCAACGTCTATTTTGCCGATGCTGCGCCTTGGGCGCTCAAGACGAGTGACCCGGCGCGCATGGCTGCAGTGCTCGCGGCGGTGGCCGATGCGACGCGACGGATTGCGATCCTCATCCAGCCGATCATACCCGGCGCGGCTGCCCGTCTGCTCGACCAGCTCGGTGTCGCTGCCGAAGCGCGCCGGTTCGCCGATCTCGACGTTCGCGTCCAGGCCGGAACACTGCTGCCAGCGCCTACCGGTGTCTTCCCGCGCTGGGTGGAGCCGGCCTGA
- a CDS encoding lytic murein transglycosylase, with protein sequence MKRLIPLAICCLLLGRQASAQVVAQPVPDEAVSDRDGDFAAWVAGFRAAEIAKGVSPAALDSVIGGLHYSPRVVELDRAQPDDSGRIALFSDYVDKRVEPVRIGRGRSVAEAMAADLAANEATTGVPAAIVLGIWGMESSYGAVTGNFDIPRSLATLAFDGRRRALFTKELEATVSIVERGLIGRDRLTGSWAGAMGQPQFLPSSYLKYARDADHDGRVDIWDSRPDVALSIATYLGTSGWKRGQGWGLPIIVPAGFDRAKVRNLVAPTSCTRVYEKHSRWIPVSEWKALGFVSATGWGAAGTSADDTLATLVEPDGPGGRAFLTFGNFRVLLAYNCSNFYALSVGLLGDALR encoded by the coding sequence GTGAAGCGCCTCATCCCACTCGCAATCTGCTGTCTCCTCCTCGGCAGGCAGGCCTCGGCGCAGGTCGTCGCGCAGCCGGTTCCCGACGAGGCGGTGTCAGATCGTGACGGAGATTTTGCTGCGTGGGTCGCTGGTTTTCGCGCCGCCGAGATCGCCAAGGGTGTATCCCCGGCCGCGCTCGATAGCGTAATTGGCGGCCTCCACTACTCGCCCCGCGTCGTCGAGCTCGATCGCGCCCAGCCCGACGACAGCGGCCGGATCGCCCTATTTTCCGACTATGTCGACAAGCGCGTCGAGCCGGTCCGCATCGGTCGGGGCCGGTCGGTCGCCGAGGCGATGGCGGCCGATCTCGCGGCCAACGAAGCGACCACCGGCGTCCCAGCGGCGATCGTCCTCGGCATCTGGGGAATGGAGTCGAGCTACGGCGCGGTCACCGGCAACTTCGACATTCCGCGCTCGCTGGCGACCTTGGCCTTCGACGGACGGCGCCGCGCGCTGTTCACCAAGGAGCTCGAAGCGACGGTTAGCATCGTCGAGCGAGGGCTGATCGGGCGCGACCGGCTGACCGGGTCATGGGCGGGCGCGATGGGCCAACCGCAGTTCCTGCCGTCATCTTACCTCAAATACGCCCGTGACGCCGACCATGACGGCCGCGTCGACATCTGGGACTCGCGCCCCGACGTCGCGCTGTCGATCGCGACCTACCTCGGCACCAGCGGCTGGAAGCGCGGGCAGGGGTGGGGGTTGCCGATCATCGTCCCCGCCGGGTTCGACCGCGCCAAAGTCCGCAACCTCGTCGCCCCGACATCGTGCACCCGCGTCTATGAAAAGCACAGCCGCTGGATCCCGGTGTCGGAATGGAAGGCACTCGGTTTCGTCAGCGCGACCGGCTGGGGCGCTGCCGGCACGTCGGCCGACGACACCCTGGCGACGCTGGTCGAGCCAGACGGTCCCGGGGGCCGCGCTTTCCTGACCTTCGGCAATTTCCGCGTCCTGCTCGCCTACAATTGCTCCAACTTCTACGCCCTGTCGGTCGGACTCCTCGGCGATGCGCTGCGCTAG
- a CDS encoding D-alanyl-D-alanine carboxypeptidase family protein, whose translation MRPLILVLLMSATASTAAVPVMPAFDTPAPYAYMKDLSNGMVLLDKGADTPMPPASMGKMMTVYVAFDMITRGEAKLDQKVTVRPETWTKWHSQGSTMFLSVNEQVSVENLLHGIITLSGNDACVTLGEGLGGTEDQYVALMNRAAAKMGLKGSHFANTNGWPDPNEMVTPRDLAIIAERTIKDFPALYKKFYGTPSFTWGKTLGKGDDITQANRNPLLGRVAGADGLKTGHTEEAGYGFTGSAEQDGRRLVLVLAGLKSFNERISQSVAFMEWGFRAWTQLPLVKAGQEVGRAEVWMGAANDVGLTGATDLKITVPRGYGAERKVTLVYDGPIKAPIAKGQKIAELVVTTPGLPTARLPLVATEAVAVAGPFGRVGSAFRHLVMGK comes from the coding sequence ATGCGTCCCCTGATCCTCGTCCTGCTGATGTCGGCGACCGCCAGCACCGCCGCCGTCCCGGTGATGCCAGCCTTCGACACCCCTGCGCCGTATGCGTACATGAAGGACCTTTCGAACGGCATGGTCCTGCTCGACAAGGGCGCAGACACGCCGATGCCGCCGGCGTCGATGGGCAAGATGATGACCGTCTATGTCGCGTTCGACATGATCACCCGCGGCGAGGCGAAGCTCGACCAGAAGGTCACCGTCCGGCCCGAGACATGGACCAAGTGGCACTCGCAGGGCTCGACGATGTTCCTGTCGGTCAACGAGCAGGTCAGCGTCGAGAACCTGCTTCACGGTATCATCACCCTGTCGGGCAACGACGCCTGCGTCACGCTCGGCGAAGGTCTCGGCGGGACCGAGGATCAGTATGTGGCGCTGATGAACCGCGCCGCCGCCAAGATGGGACTCAAGGGGTCGCACTTCGCCAACACCAACGGCTGGCCCGACCCGAACGAGATGGTCACCCCGCGCGACCTCGCGATCATCGCCGAGCGGACGATCAAGGACTTCCCGGCGCTCTACAAGAAGTTCTACGGCACCCCGTCGTTCACCTGGGGCAAGACGCTCGGCAAGGGCGACGACATCACCCAGGCCAACCGCAACCCGCTGCTCGGGCGAGTCGCTGGAGCCGATGGCTTGAAGACCGGGCATACCGAGGAAGCAGGCTATGGCTTCACCGGCTCGGCCGAGCAGGACGGGCGGCGGTTGGTGCTCGTCCTCGCCGGGCTCAAGTCGTTCAACGAGCGCATCTCCCAGTCGGTCGCGTTCATGGAATGGGGTTTCCGCGCGTGGACCCAGCTGCCGCTGGTCAAGGCGGGGCAGGAAGTCGGGCGTGCCGAGGTCTGGATGGGCGCGGCAAACGACGTCGGCCTGACCGGGGCGACCGACCTCAAGATCACCGTCCCGCGCGGATACGGTGCCGAGCGCAAGGTGACGCTTGTCTATGACGGCCCGATCAAGGCGCCGATCGCCAAGGGCCAGAAAATCGCCGAACTCGTCGTCACCACGCCCGGCCTGCCGACCGCGCGCCTGCCGCTCGTCGCGACCGAAGCCGTTGCCGTTGCCGGTCCGTTCGGGCGCGTCGGCAGCGCGTTCCGCCACCTCGTCATGGGGAAATGA
- a CDS encoding translocation/assembly module TamB domain-containing protein: MGRIVARIFLGLLLLIALLVAAVVAIDTGPGHGLVTRLIAGLKPANGMRYGVGAIDGSIYGRMTLRDVVVSDLKGVVATIPAVTIDWHPGSLVHKKVAADLIAADLVTVLRRPELIPQPGPLLPDIDIAIGRFTVRQLVLEAPVTGKHEVIALSGDTDIASGRAKVNADVTAVTGGDRLTVKLDAVPDADRFMVDAHLIAPTGGVVDGFAKLRKPITADVGGNGTWTAWQGKASATLGGSPLVNLALTANAGKFTAAGKARPGLVVPSVAKLTDPAVAITASAVAANRILDTDIHLSSPALDLTARGKLDLGAGRYDGVKVDARLLKPDAAMASVTGRDVRAALALDGPFATPTIDYTVTAAALGFGANGVENLSAKGVATVDAKQIRLPLHLTASRVTGVDAAVGGLLRNVRIDGDILVTATQVASDNLRLRSDQIDATVVAALTLATGDYTAALKGRINRYVVAGVGIVDLVTDARLVPAGKGQVALKGNVRATTLRIDNPSARDFLGGNAVATAVIERAPNGLTSVGSLRVTAPKFRITNGRGTYRSDGRIAFTASGSQAQYGPFSLDASGTVAKPQVTLRAKRPNVGVQLSDVVATLKPAPGGYAITASGGSPYGPFAVDAGLRVGKGPLVANIRRASLAGLIVTGEVAATPAGPYTGALNLTGPGLTGSIRLAAAGKIQRADVTLHAANARIPLPEPLLIAAGDATATAMLYPNAPQVNGSGSFTGIRQGSLAIAHAKASGDYRGGSGHIDLAADGTSGVPFTIAANAALTPSAIKVDGHGTISGVAVRLAAPAAIARTRDGYRLLPATIVLPNGRIIVAGSSGATTALDARLDAVDLGLSEAFKPGLGLGGKASGTITATLPAGGGVPTANVNLTIAGFNRAGIASLSTPVDIAVLGALSASGGEAHAVLRRAGLVLGRAEARLASIPATGAGWSDRLMAAPLTGGVRYNGPAELLWALGGISGQQLSGPLAIGADFSGHIGAPQVRGLLRGKGLRYENSAYGTVVDQIDLDSRFNDTRLDIVSLTGRAGDGGTVSASGYADLAADKGFPIDIRVKLAKARLARSKAIEATVSGTLAVTNDKAKGALIAGDLVLDRTRYNILRPAAAEVVELDGVRRKNAAPVVVNPAAGPPNVFKLAIKVNAPNQIFVQGMGLEAEWRAALTVGGTADTPVIVGSVNLERGTYAFGGRRFDLSRGIIRFAGEVPPNPTLDIEATTTVDGLTATIDITGRAYAPEIAFSSTPALAQDEVLSRLLFGSSIAALTPTQALQLASSLNTLRGSSGGGFNPLGTLRKATGIDRLRLLGADNTTGAGPSVAAGKYISNRIYVEVTTDAKGYSTTQLEIGLTRTLRLLSAVSSFGTSNVGLKYSRDY; encoded by the coding sequence ATGGGGCGGATTGTCGCTCGCATCTTCCTCGGCCTGCTGCTGCTGATCGCGCTGCTCGTTGCGGCGGTCGTCGCGATCGACACCGGTCCGGGGCATGGCCTCGTGACGCGGCTGATCGCGGGCCTCAAGCCGGCGAACGGGATGCGTTACGGCGTCGGCGCGATCGACGGGTCGATCTACGGACGGATGACGTTGCGCGACGTCGTCGTCAGTGACCTAAAGGGCGTCGTTGCGACGATCCCGGCGGTGACGATCGACTGGCATCCGGGGTCGCTGGTCCACAAGAAGGTCGCCGCCGACCTGATCGCCGCCGATCTCGTCACCGTCCTCCGCCGTCCGGAATTGATCCCGCAGCCCGGCCCGCTGCTTCCCGACATCGATATCGCGATCGGGCGCTTCACCGTCCGCCAGCTTGTCCTCGAGGCCCCCGTCACCGGTAAGCACGAGGTCATCGCGCTGAGCGGGGATACCGATATCGCCAGCGGCCGGGCGAAGGTGAACGCCGACGTCACCGCGGTCACCGGCGGCGACCGGCTCACGGTCAAGCTCGACGCGGTCCCTGACGCTGATCGCTTCATGGTCGACGCGCATCTGATAGCCCCCACCGGCGGTGTGGTTGACGGCTTCGCCAAGCTTCGCAAGCCGATCACTGCCGATGTCGGCGGGAATGGAACGTGGACCGCGTGGCAGGGCAAGGCGAGCGCGACGCTCGGCGGCAGTCCGCTGGTTAATCTCGCGCTGACCGCGAACGCCGGGAAGTTCACCGCGGCCGGCAAGGCTCGCCCGGGCCTCGTCGTGCCGTCGGTTGCGAAACTGACCGACCCGGCGGTGGCGATCACGGCAAGCGCGGTTGCGGCCAACCGCATCCTCGACACCGATATCCATCTGTCGTCGCCTGCGCTCGACCTGACCGCGCGCGGCAAGCTCGATCTCGGGGCGGGGCGCTACGACGGGGTGAAAGTCGATGCGCGGCTGCTCAAGCCCGATGCGGCTATGGCGAGCGTCACCGGCCGCGACGTCCGCGCCGCGCTCGCGCTCGACGGGCCGTTCGCAACCCCGACGATCGACTATACCGTCACCGCCGCCGCGCTTGGCTTCGGCGCGAACGGGGTCGAGAACCTCAGCGCCAAGGGCGTCGCCACGGTCGATGCGAAGCAGATCCGCCTGCCGCTGCATTTGACGGCAAGCCGGGTCACCGGGGTCGACGCCGCGGTCGGCGGGCTGCTGCGGAATGTCCGCATCGACGGCGACATCTTGGTCACGGCGACGCAGGTTGCATCGGACAACCTGCGTCTGCGGTCGGACCAGATCGACGCGACCGTCGTCGCCGCGCTGACGCTCGCGACCGGTGACTACACCGCCGCCCTTAAGGGCCGGATCAACCGCTACGTCGTCGCTGGCGTCGGGATCGTCGATCTCGTCACCGATGCAAGACTTGTCCCGGCGGGGAAGGGGCAGGTCGCGCTCAAGGGTAATGTTCGCGCGACGACGCTGCGGATCGACAACCCGTCCGCGCGCGATTTTCTCGGCGGCAACGCGGTCGCGACGGCGGTGATCGAGCGCGCGCCGAACGGACTAACCAGCGTCGGCTCGCTTCGGGTCACCGCGCCGAAGTTCCGCATCACCAACGGGCGCGGAACCTACCGTAGCGACGGGCGGATCGCCTTCACCGCCAGCGGATCACAGGCGCAATACGGCCCGTTCAGCCTCGACGCGAGCGGCACCGTCGCCAAACCGCAAGTCACGCTCCGTGCCAAGCGACCCAACGTCGGCGTCCAGCTCAGCGACGTCGTCGCGACGCTCAAGCCCGCGCCCGGCGGCTATGCGATCACCGCGAGCGGCGGTAGCCCGTACGGGCCGTTCGCGGTCGATGCCGGATTGCGCGTCGGCAAGGGGCCGCTGGTGGCGAATATCCGCCGAGCCTCGCTTGCCGGGCTGATCGTGACGGGCGAGGTCGCCGCGACACCCGCCGGACCGTACACCGGGGCGCTTAACCTGACCGGGCCGGGGCTGACCGGATCGATCCGGCTTGCGGCGGCGGGCAAGATCCAGCGCGCCGACGTTACCCTCCATGCCGCGAATGCGCGGATTCCCCTCCCTGAGCCGCTGTTGATCGCGGCGGGAGATGCGACCGCGACCGCGATGCTTTATCCCAATGCGCCGCAGGTCAACGGGTCGGGCAGCTTCACCGGCATCCGCCAAGGATCGCTGGCGATCGCGCATGCCAAGGCGAGCGGCGATTATCGCGGCGGCAGCGGGCACATCGACCTCGCCGCCGACGGCACCAGCGGTGTGCCGTTCACCATCGCCGCCAACGCCGCGCTGACGCCGTCGGCGATCAAGGTCGACGGCCACGGCACGATCAGCGGCGTGGCGGTCCGCCTCGCCGCGCCCGCCGCAATCGCCCGCACCCGCGACGGCTACCGGCTGCTCCCGGCGACGATCGTCCTGCCGAATGGACGGATCATTGTTGCGGGCAGCAGCGGCGCGACGACCGCGCTCGATGCCCGGCTCGACGCGGTCGACCTGGGGCTATCGGAGGCGTTCAAGCCCGGTCTCGGCCTCGGCGGCAAGGCGTCGGGCACGATTACCGCGACGCTGCCCGCGGGTGGTGGCGTGCCGACCGCGAACGTCAATTTGACGATCGCCGGGTTCAACCGTGCCGGGATCGCCAGTCTGTCGACCCCGGTCGATATCGCCGTGCTCGGTGCACTCTCGGCGAGCGGGGGCGAAGCGCATGCGGTGCTGCGTCGTGCGGGCCTTGTGCTCGGGCGCGCAGAAGCAAGATTGGCGTCGATACCAGCGACCGGCGCGGGCTGGTCCGACCGGCTGATGGCGGCTCCGCTCACCGGCGGCGTCCGCTATAACGGCCCGGCCGAACTTCTCTGGGCGCTCGGTGGCATCTCCGGCCAGCAGTTGAGTGGCCCGCTGGCGATCGGCGCCGACTTCTCAGGCCACATCGGTGCGCCGCAGGTTCGCGGGCTGCTCCGCGGCAAGGGATTACGCTATGAAAACAGCGCATACGGCACCGTCGTCGACCAGATCGACCTCGACAGCCGGTTTAACGACACCCGCCTCGACATCGTCAGTCTGACCGGGCGTGCCGGGGACGGCGGCACCGTCAGCGCATCGGGCTATGCCGACCTCGCCGCCGACAAGGGCTTCCCGATCGACATTCGCGTCAAGCTGGCGAAGGCGCGCCTCGCCCGCAGCAAGGCGATCGAGGCGACGGTCTCGGGCACGCTCGCGGTGACCAACGACAAGGCCAAGGGCGCTTTAATTGCAGGCGATCTCGTCCTCGACCGAACCCGCTACAACATCCTCCGCCCCGCCGCCGCCGAGGTGGTCGAGCTCGACGGCGTCCGCCGCAAGAATGCCGCGCCGGTCGTGGTCAACCCTGCCGCCGGGCCGCCGAACGTGTTCAAGCTCGCGATCAAGGTCAACGCGCCGAACCAGATCTTCGTCCAGGGCATGGGTCTCGAGGCCGAATGGCGCGCCGCGCTCACCGTCGGCGGCACCGCCGACACCCCGGTGATCGTCGGCTCGGTCAACCTCGAACGCGGCACCTATGCCTTCGGCGGTCGGCGATTCGACCTGTCGCGCGGCATCATCCGCTTCGCCGGCGAGGTTCCGCCGAACCCGACGCTCGACATCGAGGCGACGACGACGGTCGACGGGCTGACCGCGACGATCGACATCACCGGCCGCGCTTATGCGCCCGAGATCGCCTTCTCCTCGACCCCCGCGCTCGCGCAGGACGAGGTGCTGTCGCGGCTGTTGTTCGGCAGCTCGATCGCCGCGCTCACCCCGACGCAGGCGCTCCAGCTCGCGTCGTCATTGAACACGCTGCGCGGCAGTTCGGGCGGCGGCTTCAACCCGCTCGGCACCTTGCGGAAGGCGACCGGGATCGACCGGCTGCGGCTGCTCGGGGCCGATAATACGACGGGCGCGGGTCCGTCGGTCGCGGCGGGCAAGTATATCAGCAACCGGATTTACGTCGAAGTGACGACCGACGCGAAGGGCTATAGCACGACGCAGCTGGAGATCGGGCTGACGCGGACGCTGCGGCTGTTGTCGGCAGTCAGCTCGTTCGGAACGTCGAATGTTGGATTGAAATACTCGCGCGATTACTGA